One region of Oxyura jamaicensis isolate SHBP4307 breed ruddy duck chromosome 6 unlocalized genomic scaffold, BPBGC_Ojam_1.0 oxy6_random_OJ106636, whole genome shotgun sequence genomic DNA includes:
- the LOC118157536 gene encoding Hermansky-Pudlak syndrome 6 protein-like: MKRAGPLRRVSEWSRGGGGLQELLSPGGEPSRVLPSPDGGHLVVQRGDRLLAFQRRGSLGAELRRSWQPPPPREALVGLLFPQSPRTPGGWALAVVWERGRTELWGFAAGWQLLRALELCQGARARVASVCCQGERLVWCEERPPSDAHSDAGKGAFRFCVCARALEVEEQGVRLGPVRIVLHNSPEYQVLASPRHVFMVPASTGSATTSKFLLIWHPEEARLTIAAPSAGFVRSKVLQSSSESDFRKLLLGSVGPLSALAPLDIHSCAVSDCGALLLVSTKGAVNVVETDGTQRHIFDLEGGPLAQENTVQLKTFGSTLACVLAGVLYLVDQNSGRLIEKKTLSMKEVHFLESPGEEDSIQLLTQTGIYSLSFSSPEDSSGAEPCLVEMVFEEACRYYQRRSLSSSKLTVEKLKKGGAFQAPVALAAILQHSLHQKQKPARGLQDTYAKLLSTMSLELQSYLSLELLKSCVVGAPESEVESYCEELVEQEVSRVLHSDIDKDNLAYLNSVFASFPKAAWKATRSCLQLQQNGDGLLVARATPEVWKKVLGGPQQQEEVGQNGVVPVFELICASFLRFKPKWLPSFVELTQQYVSLSWAYSSKEGPEGRVPLYKRALGVLARKSKRSEVDEEMELELLLCSKRPKAVLQALQLLIRLKRWQRVVEVAEKFSKLSPLLNKEIFTTLLAEFAQHRELDPYVDTLWPLCPAELTASDILTVVLQHLPRTQGDPVPFSSEGNQLTVGLLKPLLQRVVQRPCVQDEMYSDALQSPTFPPPAPPREHKNPPKAAVGDAPQPPVARTSSPSTLVQGDTV, from the coding sequence ATGAAGCGAGCGGGGCCGCTGCGGCGCGTGTCCGAGTGGAGCCgtggcggcggggggctgcaggagctgctgagcccGGGCGGCGAGCCCAGCCGCGTCCTGCCCAGCCCCGACGGCGGGCACCTGGTGGTGCAGCGGGGCGACCGGCTGCTGGCCTTCCAGCGCCGCGGCAGCCTCGGCGCCGAGCTGCGGAGGAGCtggcagccgccgccgccccgggaGGCGCTGGTGGGGCTGCTGTTCCCGCAGAGCCCGCGGACGCCGGGCGGCTGGGCGCTGGCCGTCGTGTGGGAGCGCGGCCGCACCGAGCTGTGGGGCTTCGCGGcgggctggcagctgctgcgGGCCCTGGAGCTCTGCCAGGGCGCCCGGGCCCGCGTGGCCTCCGTGTGCTGCCAGGGGGAGCGGCTGGTGTGGTGCGAGGAGAGGCCGCCCTCGGACGCGCACTCGGACGCCGGCAAGGGCGCCTTCAGGTTCTGCGTCTGCGCCCGGGCGCtggaggtggaggagcagggcGTGAGGCTGGGCCCCGTGAGGATCGTCCTGCACAACAGCCCCGAGTACCAAGTCCTGGCGTCCCCTCGGCACGTCTTCATGGTGCCCGCTTCCACCGGCTCCGCCACCACGTCGAAATTCCTCCTCATCTGGCACCCCGAGGAGGCGAGGCTCACCATCGCGGCCCCCTCGGCGGGCTTTGTGCGCAGCAAGGTGCTGCAGTCCAGCAGTGAGTCGGACTTCAGGAAGCTGCTGCTCGGCTCTGTGGGCCCCCTCTCGGCTCTGGCACCCCTGGACATTCACAGCTGCGCCGTGTCTGACtgtggggctctgctgctggtgagcaCCAAGGGTGCTGTGAACGTGGTGGAGACAGATGGGACGCAGAGACACATCTTTGATTTAGAAGGGGGGCCCCTGGCTCAGGAAAATACTGTTCAACTGAAAACCTTTGGCAGCACCCTGGCTTGCGTGCTGGCCGGGGTCCTGTACCTCGTGGACCAGAACAGTGGGAGGCtcatagaaaagaaaaccctGAGCATGAAAGAGGTGCATTTCCTGGAGTCCCCAGGAGAGGAGGACAGCATTCAGCTCCTCACTCAAACGGGCATCTACAGCCTTAGCTTCTCCAGCCCTGAGGACAGCAGCGGGGCCGAGCCGTGCCTGGTGGAGATGGTGTTTGAGGAGGCCTGCCGGTACTACCAGAGGAGGAGCCTCAGCAGCTCCAAGCTGACGGTGGAGAAGCTGAAGAAGGGCGGTGCATTCCAGGCTCCCGTGGCTCTCGCTGccatcctgcagcacagcctccaCCAGAAGCAGAAGCCAGCCCGAGGCCTCCAGGACACTTACGCCAAGCTGCTGAGCACAATGAGCCTCGAGCTGCAGAGCTACCTGAGCCTGGAGCTCCTCAAGTCCTGTGTGGTGGGTGCCCCAGAGAGCGAGGTGGAAAGTTATTGTGAGGAACTGGTGGAACAGGAGGTCAGCCGCGTGCTGCACTCTGACATAGATAAGGACAACTTGGCCTACCTGAACTCAGTCTTTGCCTCCTTCCCCAAGGCTGCCTGGAAGGCCAcgaggagctgcctgcagctgcagcagaacgGGGACGGCCTCTTGGTGGCCAGGGCCACCCCAGAGGTGTGGAAGAAGGTCCTGGGAGGaccgcagcagcaggaggaggtgggtcAGAACGGCGTGGTCCCAGTCTTCGAGCTCATCTGCGCCTCCTTCCTGAGGTTCAAACCCAAGTGGCTGCCCAGTTTTGTGGAGCTGACCCAGCAGTACGTCAGCCTCTCTTGGGCGTACAGCAGCAAGGAGGGCCCGGAGGGCCGGGTGCCGCTGTACAAGAGAGCTCTGGGAGTGCTGGCCAGGAAAAGCAAGCGCAGCGAGGTGGATGAGGAGATGGAGCTCgaactgctgctctgcagcaagagGCCGAAGGCcgtgctgcaggctctgcaaCTCCTCATCCGCCTGAAGCGGTGGCAGCGGGTGGTGGAGGTGGCGGAGAAGTTCTCCAAGCTCAGTCCCTTGCTTAACAAGGAGATTTTTACCACGCTGCTGGCAGAGTTCGCCCAGCACCGCGAGCTGGACCCTTACGTGGACACGCTGTGGCCGCTGTGCCCTGCTGAGCTCACTGCCTCGGACATCCTCACTGTggtcctgcagcacctccctcGCACCCAGGGGGACCCGGTGCCCTTCTCGAGCGAGGGGAACCAGCTGACTGTGGGCTTGCTCAAGCCGCTGCTGCAAAGGGTTGTGCAGCGTCCCTGCGTGCAGGACGAGATGTACTCGGATGCCTTGCAGAGCCCCACATTCCCCCCTCCCGCCCCACCCCGAGAGCACAAGAACCCCCCAAAAGCAGCGGTCGGTGATGCTCCTCAGCCACCCGTGGCAAGGACTTCCTCCCCCTCGACGCTGGTACAGGGTGACACCGTGTGA
- the LOC118157537 gene encoding uncharacterized protein LOC118157537: protein MFICVSPPPEAGAQRGRQIHFKNKRFPKQCWGGGGCCEAARSREERCFILLLPGSALSRAAQHSSPLVNAVPSQAVPLAPLSLPVAVWGHEQPLKAVRVCSWGSCGWPQCWAEEGGVFLKTYNVSLCCSPSREHQAGRSRSPGLTVQSCLRRDPGLCRRCKDVPVPPPDRRSAAESPCGGRKTQAKGKWNCCNSSLETGWLSGGPCLRWASCCGCGAPRPVSCSWHESRACSTLVGSNLEGVFHCQGWGWMQAATVMQQTRRVKQGAKPRAFSSWFQGGNPPSSLPPSEEKTPGREQRPQSQRAGTEASSGPEPQHRKRKQRPCGGDSYMPSEGGRQSQGQKGWVPPGQQGLSRPLGQIQQGEHGALLRVRMYAGGR from the exons ATGTTCATCTGCGTTAGTCCTCCTCCTGAGGCTGGGGCTCAGCGTGGAAGGcagattcattttaaaaataaaaggttccCAAAGCAGTGCTGGGGCGGTGGTGGATGTTGTGAGGCTGCACGCTCTCGGGAGGAGCgctgtttcattttgcttttgccaggctcagctctcagcagggctgcccagcacagctccccgCTGGTCAACGCTGTGCCCAGCCAGGCTGTCCCCCTtgcccccctcagcctccctgtGGCTGTTTGGGGCCACGAGCAACCCCTGAAGGCCGTCAGGGTGTGTTCCTGGGGGAGTTGTGGCTGGCCCCAGTGTTGGGCTGAAGAAGGGGGAGTTTTTCTCAAGACCTACAACGTgtccctctgctgctctcccagccgGGAGCACCAGGCTGGCCGCAGCAGGAGCCCCGGGCTCACGGTGCAGAGCTGCCTTCGGAGGGATCCTGGCCTGTGCAGACGCTGTAAGGATGTGCCAGTTCCTCCCCCAGACAGGcgctctgctgcagaaagtcCCTGCggtggaagaaaaacacaggcaAAGGGGAAGTGGAACTGCTGCAACAGTTCTCTAGAGACCGGCTGGCTATCGGGGGGACCTTGCTTACGGTGGGCCTCGTGCTGTGGCTGCGGGGCACCGCGGCCGGTTTCCTGCAGCTGGCACGAAAGCAGAGCGTGCAGCACCctgg TGGGCAGTAATTTGGAGGGAGTTTTTCAttgccagggctggggatggaTGCAGGCGGCCACAGTGATGCAGCAAACGAGGAGGGTCAAGCAGGGAGCAAAGCCCAGGGCATTCAGCTCCTGGTTCCAAGGGGGAAATCCTCCAAGCTCCCTGCCTCCCAGCGAGGAGAAGACCCCAGGGAGGGAGCAGCGCCCGCAAAGCCAGCGAGCAGGAACTGAAGCCAGCAGTGGTCCTGAGccacagcacagaaagaggaagcagaggcCGTGCGGTGGGGACAGCTACATGCCCTCCGAGGGGGGCAGGCAGTCCCAGGGCCAGAAAGGGTGGGTGCCCccggggcagcaggggctgagccgCCCCCTAGGACAGATCCAGCAGGGTGAGCACGGGGCTCTGCTTAGGGTCAGGATGTATGCGGGGGGGAGATAG
- the LOC118157540 gene encoding prominin-1-A-like, with the protein MELGNISQPLYGPGPEAPGSSTPGLVSMVHGFLRLVQPHGLPIDLIADLVQPQSKEASEKHVQELLHYELGFLVCAAIGLLFIVLVPLVGCCFCCCRCCGHCGGRMYQKQGRRMGCRRRALYGSVLLVSALLLAGDVCAFISNTRLSQAVSGTFPNFNATVDNLSTYLASIPQQVNFVIDRSDVPLGRTNTSLQNIGPILGGMIVSGIRSSVDGALGSLQSLLGAMETLAAAFGTINGTRGHLEELQGNYSQRLGNLRGRLGQTLQRCGQPCGGVSPDGIAFRTNYSTIPSVEQQLEALGEVLGSSLAGDLEKVNSTLEKTPNEVQKQSQEVVTKTQDQLGLIQEEIRSLQQQLPLLEVEENIGNVMSNATSVLADCQKPVTDLDGLRWSVCALLCCLVLLVVLCNLLGLLLGPLGLKESALPTQRSCLSNTGGDFFMAGVGFSFIFSWLLMLVVLLTFLLGGNSYMLICESWRSQQLFQLVDTPGLIPGFNLSEVLGDESGTVNFSQIYRQCQQDTALWQTLHLDQRVSLDELLNISQYTEEISAAFEEVNITLSPISLLNESQGDLLLNASRAAQPPNFTRTLEQLEQNVTLVSLQDLAAELEQLVDKAGTDVRDDLQADAAVLKELDREMQASFSGPLESLKENIYLAQSRAAQLEAQTKTTLDQAKETQDFLGREMVNIIKNETWAFLEEMLDFFNTYIAWAKSSLRTDVARCKPIAQTLDNVEAIACDYLLDSLNAFWFSLGWCTVFLLPSIVLAVRLAKFYRRMHIADVYRNEAVEIGPAYNLYRIPRPSTRH; encoded by the exons ATGGAGCTGGGGAACATCTCGCAGCCCCTGTacggccccggccccgaggCGCCGGGGAGCAGCACTCCTGGCCTCGTCAGCATGGTGCACGGCTTCCTGCGGCTGGTGCAGCCCCACGGCCTGCCCATCG ATCTGATTGCAGATTTGGTGCAGCCCCAGAGCAAGGAGGCGTCCGAGAAGCACGTGCAGGAG ctgctgcactaCGAGCTGGGCTTCCTGGTCTGCGCGGCCATCGGGCTCCTCTTCATCGTCCTGGTGCCGCTGGTGggatgctgcttctgctgctgccgctgctgcgGGCACTGCGGGGGCCGCATGTACCAGAAGCAGGGCCGGCGGATGGGCTGCCGGCGCCGGGCGCTCTACGGCTCCGTGCTGCTGgtctctgccctcctgct GGCCGGCGATGTCTGCGCCTTCATCAGCAACACCCGCCTCTCCCAGGCCGTGAGCGGCACCTTCCCCAACTTCAACGCCACGGTGGACAACCTCAGCACCTACCTGGCCTCCATCCCCCAG caagTGAATTTTGTCATCGACCGCAGCGACGTCCCGCTGGGCCGCACCAACACCAGCCTGCAGA ACATCGGGCCCATCCTGGGCGGCATGATCGTCTCGGGCATCAGGAGCAGCGTGGACGGGGCGCTGGGATCCCTCCAGAGCCTTTTGGGAG CGATGGAGACGCTGGCGGCCGCCTTCGGCACCATCAACGGCACCCGCGGGCACCtcgaggagctgcagggcaaCTACAGCCAGCGGCTGGGCAACCTGCGGGGGCGCCTCGGGCAGACCCTGCAGCGCTGCGGGCAGCCCTGCGGCGGCGTCTCGCCGGATGGCATCGCCTTCAGGACCAACTACAGCACG ATCCCCAgtgtggagcagcagctggaggcgCTGGGGGAGGTGTTGGGCTCCAGCCTCGCGGGTGATTTGGAGAag GTGAACAGCACGCTGGAGAAGACCCCCAATGAGGTGCAGAAGCAGTCCCAGGAAGTGGTGACAA AGACCCAGGACCAGCTGGGCCTCATCCAGGAGGAGATCAGgagcttgcagcagcagctgccgcTGCTGGAGGTGGAGGAAAACATCGGGAACGTGATGAGCAACGCCACCTCGGTGCTGGCCGACTGCCAGAAGCCGGTCACCGACTTGGATGGGCTCAG GTGGAGCGTGTGTGCCCTcctgtgctgcctggtgctgctggtggtgctctgcaacctcctggggctgctgctggggccccTGGGGCTGAAGGAAAGCGCCCTGCCCACGCAGCGCAGCTGCCTCTCCAACACCGGCGGGGACTTCTTCATGGC AGGCGTCGGCTTCAGCTTCATCTTCTCCTGGCTGCTgatgctggtggtgctgctcaCCTTCTTGCTGGGGGGGAACTCCTACATGCTCATCTGCGAGTCCTGGCgcagccagcagctcttccag CTCGTGGATACCCCCGGCCTCATACCTGGCTTCAACTTGTCGGAGGTGCTGGGAGACGAGAGCGGCACCGTGAACTTCTCGCAGATATACAG gcagtgccagcaggaCACTGCCCTGTGGCAGACGCTGCACCTGGACCAGAGGGTGTCCCTGGACGAGCTTTTGAACATCAGCCAG TACACGGAGGAGATCTCTGCAGCCTTCGAGGAGGTGAACATCACCCTGAGCCCCATCTCCCTGCTCAATGAGAGCCAGGGGGACCTGCTGCTGAACGCCAGCCGGGCTGCGCAGCCCCCCAACTTCACCCGCACCCTGGAGCAG CTGGAGCAGAATGTGACCCTGGTAAGCCTCCAGGATCTGGCCgcggagctggagcagctggtggACAAAGCG GGCACGGACGTGAGAGACGACCTGCAGGCTGACGCTGCcgtgctgaaggagctggacAGGGAGATGCAGGCGAGCTTCTCGGGGCCGCTG GAAAGCCTGAAGGAGAACATCTACCTGGCGCAGAGCCGGGCTGCCCAGCTCGAG GCACAGACGAAAACCACGCTGGACCAAGCCAAGGAGACCCAGGACTTCCTGGGGAGGGAGATGGTGAACATCATCAAGAAC GAGACGTGGGCCTTCCTGGAGGAGATGCTGGATTTCTTCAACACCTACATTGCCTGGGCCAAGAGCAGC CTGAGGACAGACGTGGCACGCTGCAAGCCCATAGCGCAGACCCTGGATAACGTGGAGGCCATTGCCTGTGACTACCTCCTGGACTCTCTG AACGCCTTCTGGTTCAGCCTGGGCTGGTGCACCGTCTTCCTGCTGCCCAGCATCGTCCTGGCCGTGAGGCTCGCCAAGTTTTACCGCCGCATGCACATCGCCGACGTCTACAG GAACGAAGCTGTGGAGAT AGGACCCGCGTACAACCTGTACAGAATCCCCCGGCCATCCACGAGGCATTAG
- the LOC118157539 gene encoding LIM domain-binding protein 1 isoform X2 yields MLDRDVGPTPMYPPTYLEPGIGRHTPYGNQTDYRIFELNKRLQNWTEECDNLWWDAFTTEFFEDDAMLTITFCLEDGPKRYTIGRTLIPRYFRSIFEGGATELYYVLKHPKESFHNNFVSLDCDQCTMVTQHGKPMFTQVCVEGRLYLEFMFDDMMRIKTWHFSIRQHRELIPRSILAMHAQDPQMLDQLSKNITRCGLSNSTLNYLRLCVILEPMQELMSRHKTYSLSPRDCLKTCLFQKWQRMVAPPAEPARQQPSKRRKRKMSGGSTMSSGGGNTNNSNSKKKSPASTFALSSQDVMVVGEPTLMGGEFGDEDERLITRLENTQFDAANGIDDEDSFNNSPALGANSPWNSKPPSSQESKSENPTSQASQ; encoded by the exons ATGCTGGATCGAGATGTGGG CCCTACTCCCATGTACCCACCGACGTACCTGGAGCCTGGCATCGG GAGGCACACGCCGTACGGCAACCAGACCGACTACAGGATATTTGAGCTCAACAAGCGGCTGCAGAACTGGACAgag GAATGTGACAATCTGTGGTGGGACGCCTTCACCACGGAGTTCTTTGAGGATGACGCCATGCTAACAATCACTTTCTGCTTGGAGGATGGACCAAAGAGATACA CGATCGGCCGGACTCTGATTCCCCGTTACTTCCGCAGCATCTTTGAAGGAGGGGCCACGGAGCTCTACTACGTGCTCAAGCACCCCAAGGAGTCCTTCCACAACAACTTCGTCTCGCTCGACTGCGACCAGTGCACCATGGTCACCCAGCACGGCAAGCCCATGTTCACCCAG GTGTGCGTGGAAGGGCGGCTCTACCTGGAGTTCATGTTCGACGACATGATGAGGATAAAGACGTGGCATTTCAGCATCCGCCAGCATCGAGAGCTCATCCCCCGCAGCATCCTTGCCATGCAT GCACAGGACCCCCAGATGCTGGACCAGTTATCCAAGAACATCACCCGCTGCGGGCTCTCAAACTCCACACTCAACTACCTCCGA CTCTGTGTAATCCTAGAACCAATGCAGGAGCTCATGTCACGGCACAAGACCTACAGCCTCAGTCCCCGGGACTGCCTCAAGACCTGCCTGTTCCAGAAGTGGCAGCGGATGGTCGCGCCGCCTG CGGAGCCAGCGCGGCAGCAGCCCAGCAAGCGCCGGAAAAGGAAGATGTCGGGGGGCAGCACCATGAGCTCCGGCGGGGGAAAcaccaacaacagcaacagcaagaaGAAGAGCCCGGCCAGCACCTTCGCCCTGTCCAGTCAG GATGTGATGGTGGTAGGCGAGCCCACGCTGATGGGGGGGGAGTTTGGGGACGAGGACGAGCGGCTCATCACCCGGCTGGAGAACACGCAGTTCGACGCCGCCAACGGCATCGACGACGAGGACAGCTTCAACAACTCGCCCGCGCTGGGGGCCAACAGCCCCTGGAACAGCAAACCGCCCTCCAGCCAGGAGAGCAAGTCAGAGAACCCCACGTCGCAGGCGTCGCAGTAA
- the LOC118157539 gene encoding LIM domain-binding protein 1 isoform X1 has protein sequence MLDRDVGPTPMYPPTYLEPGIGRHTPYGNQTDYRIFELNKRLQNWTEECDNLWWDAFTTEFFEDDAMLTITFCLEDGPKRYTIGRTLIPRYFRSIFEGGATELYYVLKHPKESFHNNFVSLDCDQCTMVTQHGKPMFTQVCVEGRLYLEFMFDDMMRIKTWHFSIRQHRELIPRSILAMHAQDPQMLDQLSKNITRCGLSNSTLNYLRLCVILEPMQELMSRHKTYSLSPRDCLKTCLFQKWQRMVAPPAEPARQQPSKRRKRKMSGGSTMSSGGGNTNNSNSKKKSPASTFALSSQVPDVMVVGEPTLMGGEFGDEDERLITRLENTQFDAANGIDDEDSFNNSPALGANSPWNSKPPSSQESKSENPTSQASQ, from the exons ATGCTGGATCGAGATGTGGG CCCTACTCCCATGTACCCACCGACGTACCTGGAGCCTGGCATCGG GAGGCACACGCCGTACGGCAACCAGACCGACTACAGGATATTTGAGCTCAACAAGCGGCTGCAGAACTGGACAgag GAATGTGACAATCTGTGGTGGGACGCCTTCACCACGGAGTTCTTTGAGGATGACGCCATGCTAACAATCACTTTCTGCTTGGAGGATGGACCAAAGAGATACA CGATCGGCCGGACTCTGATTCCCCGTTACTTCCGCAGCATCTTTGAAGGAGGGGCCACGGAGCTCTACTACGTGCTCAAGCACCCCAAGGAGTCCTTCCACAACAACTTCGTCTCGCTCGACTGCGACCAGTGCACCATGGTCACCCAGCACGGCAAGCCCATGTTCACCCAG GTGTGCGTGGAAGGGCGGCTCTACCTGGAGTTCATGTTCGACGACATGATGAGGATAAAGACGTGGCATTTCAGCATCCGCCAGCATCGAGAGCTCATCCCCCGCAGCATCCTTGCCATGCAT GCACAGGACCCCCAGATGCTGGACCAGTTATCCAAGAACATCACCCGCTGCGGGCTCTCAAACTCCACACTCAACTACCTCCGA CTCTGTGTAATCCTAGAACCAATGCAGGAGCTCATGTCACGGCACAAGACCTACAGCCTCAGTCCCCGGGACTGCCTCAAGACCTGCCTGTTCCAGAAGTGGCAGCGGATGGTCGCGCCGCCTG CGGAGCCAGCGCGGCAGCAGCCCAGCAAGCGCCGGAAAAGGAAGATGTCGGGGGGCAGCACCATGAGCTCCGGCGGGGGAAAcaccaacaacagcaacagcaagaaGAAGAGCCCGGCCAGCACCTTCGCCCTGTCCAGTCAGGTACCT GATGTGATGGTGGTAGGCGAGCCCACGCTGATGGGGGGGGAGTTTGGGGACGAGGACGAGCGGCTCATCACCCGGCTGGAGAACACGCAGTTCGACGCCGCCAACGGCATCGACGACGAGGACAGCTTCAACAACTCGCCCGCGCTGGGGGCCAACAGCCCCTGGAACAGCAAACCGCCCTCCAGCCAGGAGAGCAAGTCAGAGAACCCCACGTCGCAGGCGTCGCAGTAA